One genomic segment of Mytilus trossulus isolate FHL-02 chromosome 4, PNRI_Mtr1.1.1.hap1, whole genome shotgun sequence includes these proteins:
- the LOC134716384 gene encoding heavy metal-binding protein HIP-like, with protein MARYHISLLVLFCVISLFDHGSTTPVAEPHNDAPLMPIIGHRTASLKAEFDLTSLNAQLKKNVYHIIEKEFHAAQNNTHEIEDLHCEIKQLHKEVDYLKSHHVAFSAELTHPIENMVADEVVHFDKVRVNSGGCYCADTGKFVAEEEGFFYFSVTICTKKDSVIEMALHVEDHKEMIIHADAEHLELGCASNNEIVHLQKGDHVEVIRHGSDGHPPFYVHTMSTFTGFMLH; from the exons ATGGCTCGTTACCACATTTCACTCCTGGTGCTGTTTtgcgttatcagtttatttgaCCATGGGTCAACTACTCCCGTTGCAGAACCACACAACGATGCCCCGCTCATGCCGATTATTGGTCACCGCACAGCTTCACTGAAGGCCGAATTCGATTTGACATCACTAAATGCTCAGCTAAAAAAGAACGTCTACCATATCATTGAAAAGGAGTTTCACg ctgCTCAAAACAACACGCACGAAATTGAAGACCTGCATTGTGAAATTAAACAGCTACACAAAGAAGTTGATTACTTAAAATCTCACCACGTGGCCTTTTCTGCTGAACTGACCCATCCTATTGAAAACATGGTCGCTGACGAAGTAGTTCATTTTGATAAAGTCAGAGTAAACTCTGGAGGTTGTTACTGTGCTGATACTGGAAAATTTGTAGCAGAAGAAGAAGGCTTCTTTTATTTCAGTGTCACAATATGCACCAAGAAGGACTCCGTTATCGAAATGGCACTACACGTTGAGGACCACAAGGAAATGATTATTCACGCAGACGCAGAGCATCTAGAATTGGGCTGCGcatcaaataatgaaattgtCCATCTTCAGAAGGGAGATCATGTTGAAGTAATTAGACATGGGTCTGACGGGCATCCTCCATTCTATGTCCATACTATGAGCACATTCACTGGTTTCATGCTTCATTAA